A single region of the Triplophysa dalaica isolate WHDGS20190420 chromosome 15, ASM1584641v1, whole genome shotgun sequence genome encodes:
- the pcare1 gene encoding LOW QUALITY PROTEIN: photoreceptor cilium actin regulator (The sequence of the model RefSeq protein was modified relative to this genomic sequence to represent the inferred CDS: substituted 1 base at 1 genomic stop codon), with protein sequence MGCTPSRGKTIHTAQDPFRWGKTLLPETQESPGESQSDHGGSEIYGGGDTDNATGQKNTNSTIIVRKYPSTESENAGCASIKLGTKGINVNILSQPKDKQIVKQEASEKKGLKKSKKGFKDVKQKKKKEKERCFVEEKIDFPEPLVKAHHAAYGYLNPSITKYEDLLGLLDHATQTQISLQPMVTFLVLRYEEVNKGLGEIVEEGEKMFQKHSDHLAWPCQKICFSSSKATNIVTSPTFSEVPPDLLQQLLQYTVQRMRVVGRSVCEIGETALEEAVDYFSSICEILEEKLKTKRTFESRLMQLLSRIESASQRRTAPEDSTLFSEDSGIGAESESLAGSDRQCQHRESCYTTVTKGSRGRLLRTVSNSSSLNSIDSTCTITEKEQNDTELLLGSASLDEGESCGRENVNNVNKMTQLKPRRLPAKRIENPQNVEMTLKLKDAISRQIQFLPCEDSGVKPKQIDILKSSSDQWNETGDKSSKRPQTAANRTPMKKTTVTKQCRSRSADSLRCKAEDPRFIELEKTQKELNQRLERMNKGEGKTKRVVSKQIQQQQQQTHGISSEGAGKHGSFNKTFFSPSNQRKAGKTKLGEQKVMEEKKMKEKVKDTDKKGETGPVKVRPMPSPPPSPQQSSGIYQGSNSVKKLIDTFSQGMEGSRQMPESTKVLGTLKGVKKFGVPIIPGLSTSGTLAFNVNNTLCGQGESQCSEMTEDLDIDSLPPPPLEVLMDNSFENVQTKDTEENSASRGRSTIPKRTAMTQRLRASLQSVTVLPSKKNFREGSLSMSPVRTTHKDTRGVGKVGHNDSSHEKDAESEEAIDKQARNVHFIHSSDSPTKQLMAEQGQINVSFCQGGVEVTQEKNNTNETLQNNVCRDQTTSTPPSSRTRFLPSTPLLHRRLPSPLVFKSQPTYTTLSSPSVVRKLPTPPSTGQRILPVSSAMQHDLKSSVISGVAYPFKAPSPPASPKVQRLSRENSCEDSTSRVFSNARSVFCPASSSLFVAKPVPPPKAPQAWASSGSSVLPRPWGEHGRLPVSARGAQPFIQRSQSDRRPSLSLPPRMPTLSVAETCGSEPAISTHGLGDGSTRENEQTELRGTVRSASHPDLCIVGQGLQREXKKERRKGTG encoded by the exons ATGGGCTGCACTCCATCACGAGGGAAAACTATCCATACAGCACAGGATCCATTCCGATGGGGAAAAACTCTACTTCCAGAAACACAGGAAAGCCCCGGAGAATCACAGTCTGATCATGGAGGGAGTGAAATATATGGTGGAGGGGACACAGATAATGCAACAggtcagaaaaacacaaattccACAATAATAGTAAGAAAATATCCTTCAACAGAGTCAGAAAATGCTGGGTGTGCCTCTATCAAACTAGGCACAAAAGGTATTAACGTCAACATTTTATCTCAAccgaaagacaaacaaatagtAAAACAAGAGGCTTCTGAGAAAAAGGGAttgaaaaaatctaaaaaaggctttaaagatgtaaaacagaaaaagaagaaagaaaaggaaaGGTGTTTTGTTGAAGAAAAAATAGATTTTCCAGAGCCACTTGTGAAAGCTCATCACGCTGCGTACGGATACCTTAACCCTAGTATTACTAAATATGAAGACCTGTTAGGGTTACTTGATCATGCAACCCAGACCCAAATCTCCTTACAACCTATGGTGACATTCCTGGTCCTACGGTATGAAGAGGTCAATAAAGGGCTTGGGGAAATAGTGGAAGAAGGAgagaaaatgtttcaaaaacacagTGACCATTTGGCTTGGCCCTGCCAAAAAATCTGTTTCTCCTCATCCAAGGCAACAAACATTGTGACATCTCCCACCTTCAGCGAGGTCCCACCAGACCTGCTTCAACAACTCCTCCAATACACTGTTCAAAGGATGCGGGTAGTGGGTCGATCAGTGTGCGAAATTGGTGAGACTGCACTTGAAGAGGCAGTGGATTATTTTTCTTCGATTTGTGAAATTTTAGAAGAGAAGCTCAAAACAAAGCGTACATTTGAGTCTAGATTAATGCAGTTGCTTTCTCGAATTGAGTCTGCCTCGCAGAGAAGAACTGCTCCAGAGGACTCAACACTTTTTAGTGAAGACAGTGGTATTGGGGCAGAAAGTGAATCACTAGCAGGTTCAGACAGACAATGTCAGCACAGAGAAAGTTGTTACACAACAGTAACAAAAGGTAGCAGAGGCAGACTTCTCAGAACAGTGAGCAACAGCAGTTCTCTAAACTCCATAGACTCAACCTGCACTATTacagaaaaagaacagaatGATACAGAATTACTACTTGGCTCTGCATCCTTGGATGAAGGTGAAAGCTGTGGACGGGAGAATGTgaacaatgtaaataaaatgactcaATTAAAACCACGTCGCTTGCCAGCAAAGCGCATAGAGAATCcacaaaatgttgaaatgacATTGAAATTGAAAGATGCCATCAGTAGACAAATTCAGTTTTTGCCATGTGAAGATTCAGGAGTAAAGCCAAAACAGATAGATATCCTGAAGAGCAGTAGTGACCAGTGGAATGAGACGGGTGACAAAAGCTCCAAAAGACCCCAAACAGCTGCCAACAGAACACCAATGAAAAAGACCACAGTAACTAAACAGTGCCGgtcaagatcagcagattcacTTCGATGTAAAGCTGAAGATCCTAGATTTATTGAGCTTGAGAAAACTCAAAAGGAACTAAACCAAAGACTGGAAAGGATGAACAAGGGTGAAGGAAAAACAAAGCGAGTAGTATCGAAGCAAATccagcagcagcaacagcaaACACATGGTATTTCATCAGAGGGTGCTGGTAAGCACGgttcttttaataaaacatttttttctccaaGTAATCAAAGAAAGGCAGGTAAAACAAAATTAGGAGAGCAGAAAGTGATGGaggaaaaaaagatgaaagaaaaggTAAAAGACACTGACAAAAAAGGTGAAACAGGTCCTGTTAAGGTAAGACCTATGCCAAGCCCTCCACCATCACCACAGCAATCTTCAGGGATTTACCAGGGTAGTAATTCTGTTAAGAAACTGATAGACACTTTTAGTCAAGGGATGGAGGGAAGTAGACAGATGCCAGAGAGTACCAAAGTGCTTGGAACTCTTAAAGGTGTTAAAAAGTTTGGTGTTCCCATCATTCCAGGTTTAAGTACCTCTGGCACATTAGCATTCAATGTAAATAATACACTCTGTGGTCAGGGGGAGTCACAATGCTCTGAAATGACAGAGGATCTTGATATTGACAGTCTACCACCCCCTCCACTTGAGGTTCTTATGGACAATTCTTTTGAAAATGTACAGACAAAAGACACGGAAGAAAACTCAGCAAGCAGAGGCCGATCCACCATACCAAAAAGGACAGCAATGACTCAGAGACTACGGGCATCTCTTCAGTCTGTAACAGTTCTACCCAGTAAGAAAAACTTTCGTGAGGGCTCTCTTAGCATGTCACCAGTTCGTACCACACACAAAGATACAAGAGGAGTTGGAAAGGTTGGCCATAATGATTCCAGCCACGAAAAAGATGCTGAAAGTGAGGAGGCTATCGACAAACAAGCAAGAAATGTTCACTTCATCCATTCCTCTGACTCACCTACAAAGCAACTTATGGCTGAGCAGGGACAAATAAACGTTTCCTTCTGCCAAGGTGGAGTAGAAGTAACACAAGAGAAGAACAATACCAATGAAACACTGCAAAATAATGTATGTAGGGACCAAACTACTTCCACTCCACCTTCATCCAGAACACGTTTCCTACCATCGACACCTTTGTTACATCGGAGGCTCCCGAGTCCTCTGGTATTTAAAAGCCAACCCACTTATACAACTTTATCAAGTCCTTCTGTTGTTCGAAAACTCCCAACCCCTCCTTCTACTGGACAACGGATATTACCAGTCAGTTCTGCCATGCAGCACGACCTCAAATCCAGCGTAATATCTGGTGTTGCTTACCCTTTTAAGGCACCCTCACCTCCTGCTTCTCCAAAAGTGCAGCGATTGTCTCGAGAAAACAGTTGTGAGGACTCTACTTCGAGAGTATTTAGCAATGCTCGATCAGTGTTTTGTCCAGCTTCATCATCATTATTTGTGGCTAAGCCTGTTCCCCCACCAAAGGCCCCACAGGCATGGGCCTCCTCTGGTAGCAGTGTTCTACCTCGTCCTTGGGGGGAGCATGGTCGGTTACCAGTGTCTGCACGAGGAGCCCAACCATTCATCCAACGCAGCCAGTCAGACAGGAGACCAAGTTTGAGCCTGCCGCCCAGGATGCCAACTCTTTCTGTGGCAGAAACTTGTGGAAGTGAACCAGCAATTAGCACCCACGG GTTGGGAGATGGTTCTACCAGGGAAAATGAGCAAACAGAACTCAGAGGCACAGTTCGGTCCGCCTCACACCCTGACCTGTGCATTGTGGGTCAGGGTTTACAGCGggaatgaaaaaaagaaagaagaaagggGACTGGATGA